In a single window of the Candidatus Woesearchaeota archaeon genome:
- a CDS encoding protein translocase SEC61 complex subunit gamma, which yields MDFASLTSRFKAFIEECRRVLLITKKPTKDEFKTIVKVSGIGMLVIGIIGFIIQMFYLIMIKGG from the coding sequence ATGGACTTTGCTTCTTTGACTTCAAGATTTAAGGCATTTATTGAGGAATGCAGAAGGGTTTTGCTCATTACAAAGAAGCCCACAAAAGACGAGTTCAAGACAATAGTCAAGGTTTCGGGAATAGGGATGCTGGTGATCGGCATTATTGGCTTTATAATCCAGATGTTTTATTTGATCATGATAAAAGGTGGCTAA